Part of the Zonotrichia albicollis isolate bZonAlb1 chromosome 2, bZonAlb1.hap1, whole genome shotgun sequence genome, TTGTCTTCCCTTTTCAGGCTCTGTGAAAGCTACACTAGGGGTAGTAGAAGAGCAGACAGAATAATTAAGCATCACCCTGATAATATTCATAGGCTGAacttttaaatatcttttaaCAGTCAGTACAAATGTTTTCCTGGTACTTCCCAATGGTCCCCATTCCTCAAAATATTCCATTAAAAGTTCATTACAAGTCTTTTGTATTTCACTAAAATGCCTTTTACAACTGGTCAACAAATTGTAATTTATGAATAAGTAATTGTTCATTTCACTACATCAGACTTACTCAAGAAAAGGAATAGCAAATTGTGTACAAAACATCCTCAATCTCCCCTAATATATGGATTGCATGTTTTCTATTAACTAATTAGATGAATAATTTCAGATTAAAATACCTTCTTTAACTACACCTGAAAGACCACGGAAAGATGTGCTTATAGtaattttggtttggttttataGCAGTTTTTGGCAGAGAAAgattatttctcattttaattCTTAGTCTGTTCCACTTTTGGATTTTTATGCATTCAAACACTAGTGCTACATGTGGGTTGCAATCCAAGAAGAGGGAAACATTTAAAATTCAGCTGAAAGAATTTCAATGCTGTCtctgaaaactgcattttttataACTTTAAAGAAACACCTACTGTCAGATTGTGAAGTAAATTCATGCCTAATAAGGTAGTGACATTTTCTTATTCTTAACATCTAGAGCTTTTTATTCATATTGGCATGCTTTTGACAATCTGCTAAAATAGCATATAAGACACCTAAGAAATGAATCAAAGGTTTTGCTCCCCTATATTAATATAACTTCTGAAGTAATTTTACAGTCTAACAAGCATCTGGGACTCAAATGACTCTGGATTTTGGAGAGGCTTCCAAAGAGTGGAAGAGAGGCCTCTTCATCAGTGTCCCTCCAAATATTATAACTGCAATGAGAGGTTTTTAAAAAGTTGATCTTTGTATTCAGATCATCAGAATATCTCAACAAATAAAATGAACAGGTAAACTGAAGGTCTAATCTCACTGTCTGTTACAGCCTGATGATGTAGTTCCAGATAAAGATAATAGAAATGTCTTACTTAGACCTCAACATGAACTTGTAACTTTAAGAATAAGCAGAAGAAACACTCTATTACTGCTGTACCTGTAGTTTCTTTTATCTTGGGAATCCGATGACATCCTTCCCTCAAAGTGCCGAAAAGTGGTTCAGCATTGATTGCTGAATGCCCAACAGGCACCGTCATTCTGTGACACATGGCTTCAGGCTGCTGGTGCAGGTCCTTGTATGTCGTTCCGTGGTTTGGAAGAATGGCAGCTCTTTCATCTGCTGGAACATAGGCAATGCCCTTCATGGATGGATCAGAGATGATGTGTTTACCATCAGAGGTACAAAGAGGGGATTCAACGGGGGTAGCACACGTGCTACTGCCTGTGCTGCATCCTGCATCCACTGAAGAgcactgagagctctgcagcgaGAAATGGCCTTCACTTTGCAGAGATGACATGCGCTTAGCCAGGTGATACTCACAAAGTCTAGCCACACCCTGCTCAGCTTCTGGAAGCTTTGAAGGATGGTCATCTGCAGATAGATCAGTATCTTCTGCATCATTTAGGTCTTTGGCTGAAGACACGGGAGTCATATCTGACAGGAAGTTTTCACCTTGGCTAAGCCCTGAGGTGTCATCCTGATCCACCTCAGGATCCACTTCATCCTTACAGTCAGTTTCTGTTTTACCAAGGACAGGAACTCTTGGAAAAGTCTTCCCATTAACTGTTTCTGGGCTTGGCTTATCTGCTGCCCCATCATCGTCAGCGTACCATCTTTGGCGAAAGGCAGTTCTCTCCACATTGAAAGTGCTTAAGCGCTGGCTGTCTCTTGCTGAAAGAGTTCCAAATTTAGCTTTTAGATCTTCATCAGACTctgcttttttatttccctgttGCTTTTTCACAGTAGCATTGCCATCAGAGGATGCTTTTACTTCGCTGTCTGTcatcttatttttccttttactagTGCAAGAATATACCAAGGATCCCATGTGCAATTTGCTAAAATAATCAGTGACAGATTTTGTTTCCATGGTCTCTGGCTCCATTTCCATGTTATCAGAATGAAGAATCTGCTTTGAAGGCACAACTTTTGACTGTAGCTCTGCAGCCTGACCACCAGCCAAAGGCTGTGAGGGCTTCATACCTGGCCCTCCAGCCTGATTCTTAGCAATGGGAAATTCAGTCTGCTCTTCCACAAGCGGTTGGTAGCCTTCACTTGTGGTCAAAAACATACGTGCAGTGTTTTCCGACTGTTTCTGTGCTGCGGCTAGTTCAGAGCTTTCAGTCATTTCAGACGAATTTGTTTCATTGCCAGAATCTGAAGATGACTCAGGGCTATATGCTCGCAGGATAGCTACACCTGCAAGCCACAAAAAATAAGAGTCAATTAAATGACAGCAGCTGAGGCACCTGGAAAAGCGACAAGCAAAAGGGGGTGTATTAGAGACAAAAATATTCTTTGTAAGAATACTCTGACTTTATTGCATAGTTCCCGAGACAGGTAGTTTAATAACAGTGGTGGGTCCATTAAACATGAAATACGATGTATGAAAAATgatggcaaaaaaataaaaggaaaactaaaaaaaaaaaccaaaccaaccctcATGAAATGGAGTACTTCCAAAGCTAAATGGATGAGATGGAATGATTCTCAATGAATAAATGTAACTATGGTGAAAGAACCTGAATTGTCATTCGTCTGCTGTTCCTCTGAAGCAGCCAAAGCTTCTAGTGCTTGAAGAGTAGAGACTACAGCATCATCTAGCCCCTTCTCACACTTCCCCTCTGTATTAGTAGGGACAGCATCAATAAGCGACACTGGAATGTCATCATTGCCTAGATTACTGTCTTGCTCCTTGTTGTCTCTAGGCTGTGTCGCTTGATTCTGAGAGTCTTCCTCATCAGAACTGTCCCTGAAACCAGGTGGAGGAGCAGCAATGGCCATGTTTAAGGTATGCAAAAGGAAATCATCTTCATTGTCATCACCTTCCGGAGGTGGAAGTGAAGTCAAATCAATAATGTCATCGCTAGAACCAGAAAGGCTGAGAAGAGCAGGCCTATTGATTTCTCCTACCATAATATCTTCTTCACAGCTTacttcatcttcatcttcagcATCATCTGTGTTTTCTGCATAACAGATATCATGCAGCAAAGGCTCTTCTATCCCTTCTGCAGCTCCAAATATTTTACCATCACTTATAGTTGCGTAAACAGAGTTTGTAGCAAACTGAATGCTTTCAGCATCTGGTGACAACTCCAGGCCTTTAATATCATTGGCATTACTAAGATAAATGGCTCTTTGTTTTTCTAATACTTCTGGACTTTCATCCAAAAGCCTTTCATAGCCAAGAGTCTGGGGACTGAGACCATCCAAGTTGGGATCTCCAAATATAAAGGAAACTTTTGCTCCCCGGGGAGAATCCTGTGCTTTCTTGCTAGGTTCCAAACCTGAGAGTGACAGCAGTGAAGGCTGGTTAAAATTTCTGGTTTCTTCTGTTTCAGCAGGGTCACTTTGCTTGGCCAGATGCTGATCAAATCCACCTGAATTATAAGTATTTTCTATGTACAGATGTCTGTTCTCTTTTGGACATAACAGACTTTCAGAAATGTCTATAGTCTTCTGTTTTGGATCAGCAAAGGACATTTGAGCCTCCTGATCTCCTTCGGCCAGGAAAGTGGTAGCTTTTGGTATACAATTCCACTCAGAAGCAAGGATATTATGCTTCCCTCTATTTTCAGGTCCTATAGCATGGTGAAATAAAATCAACATTGTGAAATCAAAGAACGAAGTCATATAATTTGTAAACAATAATTTGTTGATGCTAAGTATTAAACACTCTGAATAGGATAGCTGAGCCATCAAATACTTCAG contains:
- the FRMPD4 gene encoding FERM and PDZ domain-containing protein 4 isoform X5; translated protein: MDVFSFVKIGKLSGHRNKSSGWPHPSGTWSLNQGTPYGWEMTANRDGRDYFISHMTQSATFEDPRIESCQITPPAPRKVEMRRDPVLGFGFVAGSEKPVVVRSVTPGGPSEGKLIPGDQIIMINDEPVSTAPRERVIDLVRSCKESILLTVVQPYPSPKSAFISAAKKARLKSNPVKVRFSEEVIINGQVSETVKDNSLLFMPNVLKVYLENGQTKSFRFDCSTSIKDVILTLQEKLSIKCIEHFSLMLEQRVEGSGMKLLLLHEQETLTQVTQRPSSHKMRCLFRISFVPKDPIDLLRRDPVAFEYLYVQSCNDVVQERFGPELKYDIALRLAALQMYIATVTTKQTQKISLKYIEKEWGLETFLPSAVLQSMKEKNIKKALSHLVKANQNLVPPGKKLSALQAKVHYLKFLSDLRLYGGRVFKATLVQGEKRSEVTLLVGPRYGISHVINTKTNLVALLADFSHVNRIEMFTEDESSVRVELHVLDVKPITLLMESSDAMNLACLTAGYYRLLVDSRRSIFNMANKKNAGGRETGPENRGKHNILASEWNCIPKATTFLAEGDQEAQMSFADPKQKTIDISESLLCPKENRHLYIENTYNSGGFDQHLAKQSDPAETEETRNFNQPSLLSLSGLEPSKKAQDSPRGAKVSFIFGDPNLDGLSPQTLGYERLLDESPEVLEKQRAIYLSNANDIKGLELSPDAESIQFATNSVYATISDGKIFGAAEGIEEPLLHDICYAENTDDAEDEDEVSCEEDIMVGEINRPALLSLSGSSDDIIDLTSLPPPEGDDNEDDFLLHTLNMAIAAPPPGFRDSSDEEDSQNQATQPRDNKEQDSNLGNDDIPVSLIDAVPTNTEGKCEKGLDDAVVSTLQALEALAASEEQQTNDNSGVAILRAYSPESSSDSGNETNSSEMTESSELAAAQKQSENTARMFLTTSEGYQPLVEEQTEFPIAKNQAGGPGMKPSQPLAGGQAAELQSKVVPSKQILHSDNMEMEPETMETKSVTDYFSKLHMGSLVYSCTSKRKNKMTDSEVKASSDGNATVKKQQGNKKAESDEDLKAKFGTLSARDSQRLSTFNVERTAFRQRWYADDDGAADKPSPETVNGKTFPRVPVLGKTETDCKDEVDPEVDQDDTSGLSQGENFLSDMTPVSSAKDLNDAEDTDLSADDHPSKLPEAEQGVARLCEYHLAKRMSSLQSEGHFSLQSSQCSSVDAGCSTGSSTCATPVESPLCTSDGKHIISDPSMKGIAYVPADERAAILPNHGTTYKDLHQQPEAMCHRMTVPVGHSAINAEPLFGTLREGCHRIPKIKETTV